CGAAGACGAGCGCGGCGCTCAGGCAGCTCGTCGAGGGGGTCGAAGCGAAGATCGGCGAGCAGTTCTTTCCTGCCCTCGTCCAACAGTTGGCCGAAGTGCTCAACGTGAGCTATGCGTTTGTGTCCGAGTTCTGCGCCGACCGCACCAAGGTAAAGACGCTGGCCTTCTGGGCGGATACGCGTTTCGAGCCGAACTTCGAGTACGCCATCGCCCACACGCCCTGTGAAATCGTCCTGGCAGGCGAACTCTACCATTGCGCGGAAAAGGTGGCCGATCAATTCCCGCTCCATCGCAAAGAATTGGAAGAGATCCAGGTCGAAAGCTACCTGGCGATTCCGGTAACAAGCGCGACCGGACAGGTGCTGGGCCATCTCGCGGTGATGGACCGCAAACGCATGGAACTGGCCCAGCTCGATCTTTCCATCTTCAAGGTGTTCGGGGCCCGCGCCGGCGCCGAGTTGGAACGGCTGCAGATGGAGCGCCGCCTCGTAGAGAACGAAGCCAAGCTTAGAGATCTGTTCGAGGAGGCCCCGATCGCCTATGTGAACGAGGGGCTGGACTCGAAATTCATCCAGGCCAACAAGACCGCGCTTCAGACCCTCGGCATCACGGCGGAGCAAGTCGAAGGCACCTATGGATTTTCGTTCATCCCCAATACGCCCGAGGCGCAACGGCGCCTGAAGGAGGCGTTCGAGTCGATCGGCAAAGGGATCGACACCAGCGGGGTCGTGCTCGAACTGCGCCGCAAAGACAACGGCAAGCCGCTTTGGATCAAATGGTGGTCGCGGCCTGACCCAGGCGGCACCTACACGCGGACCATGTTCCTCGACATCACCGAGCAGGTCTTGATGGAGCAGGAAAAGGCGCGGCTTGAAGCGAAAAACCTCTACCTGCAGGAGGAGATCAAGACCGAACACAATTTCGAGGAGATCATCGGCAGCTCCTCTGCAATCCGCAAAGTCTTCCAATCAGTCGAAAAAGTGGCCGCCACGGACACGACCGTCCTCGTCACCGGAGAGACCGGCACCGGCAAGGAACTCATCGCCCGAGCGATCCACCACCTGAGCCCACGGAAGGACGGCATGCTCGTGAAGGTCAACTGCGCGGCGATCCCGGCGGGCTTGATCGAAAGCGAGCTGTTCGGCCACGAAAAGGGCGCATTCACCGGCGCCTTGATGCGAAAGATCGGCCGGTTTGAACTCGCCGACCGGGCGACATTGTTTCTCGACGAAGTGGGGGAAATCCCCTTGGACCTGCAGACGAAACTGCTGCGGGTCCTGCAGGAAGGCGAGTTCGAGCGGCTGGGCAGCACCAGGACGATCAAGGTGAACGTGCGGGTCATCGCGGCGACCAACCGCGATCTGGAGCAGGAGGTGCGGGCGGGACGGTTCCGTTCCGACCTTTTCTACCGCCTCAAGGTCTTCCCCATTCACTTGCCGCCGCTGCGGGAACGGGCTCAGGACATTCCGCTGCTGGTCAAATACTTCGTCAAGAAGTACTCGGCTTCGATGGGCAAACGCATTGAGTCCGTCCCGGGAGGAGCGATCGAGCGGCTGAAGAGCTACGCCTGGCTCGGCAACATCCGCGAACTCGAACATGTCATTGAACGGGCCATGATCCTCAGCCAGGCACCCGAATTGGATCTAGGCGACTGGATACCCAAGGGATCGGAACAACCCCACCCCGACCAGTTCGCGACCTTGGAGGAACGGGAACGGGCGCATATTCTTGGCGTCCTGACCCACACCAACTGGCGCGTCAGCGGCGACAAGGGTGCAGCCGCCATTCTCGGCCTCAAACCCACCACCCTCGAAGCCCGTATGAAGAAGCTGGGCATCACCAGACCAGCCTAACTCCCATTTCAGCCATTCGACAGCCGGTCACTCGAGCCCGCCTCATGCGGCGCGGGCGATCCGACCGCCGAGGCCGATCCATGTAACCTTTCCCCCCCGGCGCCCGACTAAGGGAAGGAGGCGATATGGCGCATCTGCTTGTGGTCGCGGCACTACCCCAGAGTGGTATCATGGGCGACAGTTCGCTCCGACTGCATGCCCTGACCGGCCTGGGACGCTGCCAGACGATGCCCCATGACAAGCCAACGATTCGGACCGCCGATTCGGACGATAGGAATCTCGTTCGATTAGTCCTCGGCGGCGACAGCGAGCGCTACGCAGATCTCATTGCGCGGCATCAGGCTTCCGTGGTTCGCATCGTCGCCCGCCGCATTCCGTCGGACCGGGTCGAGGAGGTCGCGCACGACGTGTTCGTGAGGGCCTTTTTGGGCTTGGCGCAATATTCCGGGTCCATCCCGTTGGACCACTGGCTGGCCGGGATTGCCGTTCGCACCTGCTATGACTATTGGCGTGCGCACAAACGGGACGCGCTGCCGGTCAGCGCGCTCACGGAGGATCACCAGCGGTGGATCGAACAGGTGCTCGTTACGGAATCCAAGGCAGCCTTCGAGGAGCAGGTTCGGAGGAGAGAGGCGTCGGAGGTGCTGCACTGGGCCATGGACCAGTTGTCTCCGGAGAACCGCGCGGTGCTGCAGTTGGTCTATCTCGAAGGCCGCACGGTGCGCGAGGCCGCCACACTCTTGGGTTGGAGCCTCATCAACGTAAAAGTCAGGGCCCATCGGGCCCGCAAGGCATTACACACGATCTTGACCACCGGAACACGAGGACTGCGATGACTGACCGAACAGACGAGGCCCTTCGAAAACTCGAACATGCGTTGAGCGAGACCGCCCGCCTCCAAACGGAAGTCCCTCCGCCTGATCTGAACGTCGCGCCGTTGGTCATGCAAACGCTCCGCCGTTCCGCCCTACGCCCTGCCGACTGGACCGCCTCGGCAGGGCTCGATCAGTTGGTCTGGCGAACCGCGACGATCGCCGCAGCAGTGGTGTTGGTTATTACGATTCTGATGGCCGGTGTCCGCGGCAGCTCGCCGCTCGGCCCGACCACTCTGTTGGCTGAAGACTTCGAATCGTCTCCGCTATTCGGGGAATGAGTACCAGGATGGACGCAATGGGCCTCGGGCTTTTTCACCATCCTGAGGAGGGAGTATGATGTCGCGACCGAAACTCTGGGCCGGCCTCCTGATCCTCTTCGGCGCCGGGGCCCTCACCGGAGCCCTGGCCATGTCCTGGTATCTCGGGGCGGACAGGCAACCACGGCAGGACCATGGACCCGCCGCCCGGCAAGAACGGATCATGAAGCGGCTCACGCAGGAGCTTGCACTCACGGCACAGCAGCAGCAGGAGATCGAACGGATCGTGACCCGTGCCCACGTCAAGATCCTCGAGCTGCGATTTTCCCATCAAGATGACATCGAACAGATCCTCGCGGGAGGCATGGAGGACATGAAACCGCTCCTGTCCCAGCCCCAGCGGGATGGATTGAACAGGCTGTACGGAGAACTCCAGGAACGCTGGCAAACATCGCGGGAGTTTCTGAAGCTGAAGAAAGACAGTCTGAACCGTTAGACGAGACAGAGCACCGGTAGTATATAAAGGACACCATGGCTGAATCTCAGAGTTTTGCAAAGACGGTCACACGCGGTCTGTTTGCCCTCGCCGTCGCCGGTCTGCTTGCCCTCGGTGGCTATGCGTTGTTGG
This Nitrospiraceae bacterium DNA region includes the following protein-coding sequences:
- a CDS encoding sigma 54-interacting transcriptional regulator, with the protein product MTSPVAGSEQDPLHSALEALRHSEEFATRLIEASRDCIKVLDLEGRLISMNAHGMAALEICDFGSVAGSSWTDFWEGDDRRNADAAVEAAKRGLVGHFAGFFATAQTKTPKWWDVTVSPILGKDGQPEQLLAVSRDVTDLKQAEQVLRDSHAVLEREVADRRHDLAKTSAALRQLVEGVEAKIGEQFFPALVQQLAEVLNVSYAFVSEFCADRTKVKTLAFWADTRFEPNFEYAIAHTPCEIVLAGELYHCAEKVADQFPLHRKELEEIQVESYLAIPVTSATGQVLGHLAVMDRKRMELAQLDLSIFKVFGARAGAELERLQMERRLVENEAKLRDLFEEAPIAYVNEGLDSKFIQANKTALQTLGITAEQVEGTYGFSFIPNTPEAQRRLKEAFESIGKGIDTSGVVLELRRKDNGKPLWIKWWSRPDPGGTYTRTMFLDITEQVLMEQEKARLEAKNLYLQEEIKTEHNFEEIIGSSSAIRKVFQSVEKVAATDTTVLVTGETGTGKELIARAIHHLSPRKDGMLVKVNCAAIPAGLIESELFGHEKGAFTGALMRKIGRFELADRATLFLDEVGEIPLDLQTKLLRVLQEGEFERLGSTRTIKVNVRVIAATNRDLEQEVRAGRFRSDLFYRLKVFPIHLPPLRERAQDIPLLVKYFVKKYSASMGKRIESVPGGAIERLKSYAWLGNIRELEHVIERAMILSQAPELDLGDWIPKGSEQPHPDQFATLEERERAHILGVLTHTNWRVSGDKGAAAILGLKPTTLEARMKKLGITRPA
- a CDS encoding RNA polymerase sigma factor produces the protein MAHLLVVAALPQSGIMGDSSLRLHALTGLGRCQTMPHDKPTIRTADSDDRNLVRLVLGGDSERYADLIARHQASVVRIVARRIPSDRVEEVAHDVFVRAFLGLAQYSGSIPLDHWLAGIAVRTCYDYWRAHKRDALPVSALTEDHQRWIEQVLVTESKAAFEEQVRRREASEVLHWAMDQLSPENRAVLQLVYLEGRTVREAATLLGWSLINVKVRAHRARKALHTILTTGTRGLR